Proteins encoded within one genomic window of Amorphoplanes friuliensis DSM 7358:
- a CDS encoding ATP-binding protein gives MPSEVRHQIDAGQTYPVVRLTGVLDDTTAPAVRAALLEVLADQPEAVIVEVSELAIGEHKAVTVLGSVAAETADWPGSHVVISAGAGGDTWHDSGLPVWPSPAEAFGALGTPAPGHFLNVSLEPIMGAARRSRELVTEACGRWDLPELAASACIVVTEMVNNVVAHARTSMTIMLGRHGDTMSVAVRDHSTTVPRFSGEPVPVTSYGGRGLLLIDSVSLRWGSLVLPGGKVVWAVLDGDDELPTEVPAAGMTGHPRG, from the coding sequence ATGCCCAGCGAGGTCCGACATCAGATCGACGCCGGACAGACCTATCCGGTCGTCCGGCTGACCGGGGTGCTCGACGACACCACCGCCCCGGCCGTCCGCGCCGCCCTGCTCGAGGTGCTGGCCGACCAGCCCGAAGCGGTGATCGTCGAGGTCAGTGAGCTGGCGATCGGCGAGCACAAGGCCGTGACCGTGCTCGGCAGTGTCGCGGCCGAAACAGCCGACTGGCCGGGCAGCCACGTGGTGATCAGCGCGGGCGCCGGCGGCGACACCTGGCACGACAGCGGACTGCCCGTCTGGCCCAGCCCGGCGGAGGCCTTCGGCGCGCTGGGCACCCCGGCACCCGGACACTTCCTCAACGTGTCGCTGGAGCCGATCATGGGCGCGGCCCGCCGCTCCCGGGAGCTCGTCACCGAGGCCTGCGGCCGCTGGGACCTCCCCGAACTGGCCGCCTCGGCGTGCATCGTGGTCACCGAGATGGTCAACAACGTCGTCGCGCACGCGCGCACCTCGATGACGATCATGCTCGGCCGGCACGGCGACACGATGTCGGTCGCCGTCCGCGACCACTCCACCACCGTGCCACGGTTCTCCGGCGAACCGGTGCCGGTCACCTCGTACGGTGGTCGCGGCCTGCTCCTGATCGACTCGGTCTCCCTGCGCTGGGGCAGCCTCGTCCTGCCCGGCGGCAAGGTCGTCTGGGCCGTGCTCGACGGCGACGACGAGCTACCGACAGAAGTCCCCGCGGCAGGCATGACCGGGCATCCTCGCGGGTAG
- a CDS encoding chitosanase, with protein sequence MSIRAKAIALGTGITAVCTVPLVISVTADAAPDVLLSKGRPVVASAGADAARAVDGLASTRWAASAGIGTQWLRIDLGKGQDVSRVKLRWERGYAKAYRIQVSGDGAAWKDLYATSTGDGGTDDLKKLDGSGRYLRVLATQRGTAYEYSLYEVQVFGPGPAAPATETTVTGPAAVSPLAAGLRYPRKKSYALELVSSAENSTLNWRGEFGYLEDINDGRGYTGGIVGFCSGTSDMLALVTEYTRRSPSNKLARYLPALRTVDGSDSHAGLDPGFPAAWKAAAADPVFQKTQEDERDRMYFDPAVALASADALRALGQFAYYDAAVMHGQSGLRKIRTAALKVARTPKQGGDETVWLNAFLNARVKEMKTEEAHSDVSRVETAQRTFLRAGNLDLNGPLTWRVYGDKFSTP encoded by the coding sequence GTGAGCATCCGGGCCAAGGCGATCGCACTCGGCACCGGGATCACCGCGGTCTGCACGGTGCCGCTGGTCATCTCGGTCACGGCTGACGCAGCTCCTGATGTGCTGCTGTCCAAGGGACGTCCCGTGGTGGCGTCAGCCGGTGCGGACGCGGCAAGAGCCGTCGACGGTCTCGCGAGCACCCGGTGGGCGGCGTCCGCCGGGATCGGCACCCAGTGGCTGCGCATCGACCTCGGTAAAGGGCAGGACGTCAGCCGGGTCAAGCTGCGCTGGGAACGGGGCTACGCGAAGGCGTACAGGATCCAGGTGTCGGGTGACGGCGCCGCGTGGAAGGACCTGTACGCCACCAGCACCGGCGACGGCGGCACCGACGACCTCAAGAAGCTCGACGGGTCGGGTCGCTACCTGCGTGTCCTTGCGACCCAGCGCGGCACGGCGTACGAGTATTCGCTCTACGAGGTGCAGGTCTTCGGTCCCGGCCCGGCCGCACCGGCCACCGAGACGACCGTGACAGGACCCGCCGCTGTGTCACCGCTCGCCGCCGGCCTGCGGTACCCCAGGAAGAAGTCGTACGCGCTCGAGCTCGTCTCCAGCGCGGAGAACTCGACGCTGAACTGGCGCGGCGAGTTCGGCTACCTCGAGGACATCAACGACGGCCGCGGCTACACCGGCGGCATCGTCGGCTTCTGCTCCGGCACGTCGGACATGCTGGCGCTGGTCACCGAGTACACGCGGCGGTCGCCGTCGAACAAGCTGGCGCGGTACCTGCCGGCTCTGCGTACCGTGGACGGCTCCGACTCACACGCCGGGCTGGACCCGGGCTTCCCGGCCGCCTGGAAGGCGGCCGCGGCGGACCCCGTCTTCCAGAAGACGCAGGAGGACGAGCGGGACCGGATGTACTTCGACCCCGCGGTCGCCCTCGCCTCGGCCGACGCGCTGCGGGCGCTGGGCCAGTTCGCCTACTACGACGCCGCCGTCATGCACGGGCAGTCCGGCCTGCGCAAGATCCGGACCGCCGCCCTGAAGGTGGCCCGGACCCCCAAGCAGGGCGGCGACGAGACCGTCTGGCTGAACGCTTTCCTGAACGCGCGGGTCAAGGAGATGAAGACCGAGGAGGCGCACAGCGACGTCAGCCGGGTCGAGACGGCCCAGCGGACGTTCCTGCGCGCCGGCAACCTCGACCTCAACGGCCCGCTGACCTGGCGTGTCTACGGCGACAAGTTCTCCACGCCTTAA
- a CDS encoding DUF5709 domain-containing protein encodes MRDNDYPTEVSDPEASGLPETADDDSNAYDSVESPRWADGPDPAALAGVGPGGSNRFGDTAEEARQGESVDQYLRQEEPDVGANDPDPDGDGNLYDETVGNSQQQRFDADVWGDSPTSDPNSAVSLYDDGQLDDDSPQTVGRLVASDEGSGIDDDPDSVAYDAGAAGGGASAEELAMHETNAPDYR; translated from the coding sequence ATGCGAGACAACGACTACCCGACCGAAGTCTCCGACCCGGAGGCGTCCGGCCTCCCCGAGACCGCGGACGACGACTCGAACGCGTACGACTCGGTGGAGAGCCCCCGCTGGGCCGACGGCCCCGACCCGGCGGCCCTCGCCGGCGTCGGCCCGGGCGGCTCCAACCGCTTCGGCGACACCGCGGAGGAAGCGCGTCAGGGCGAGTCCGTCGACCAGTACCTGCGTCAGGAAGAGCCCGACGTCGGCGCGAACGACCCGGACCCCGACGGCGACGGCAACCTGTACGACGAGACCGTGGGCAACTCCCAGCAGCAGCGCTTCGACGCTGACGTGTGGGGCGACAGCCCGACCTCGGACCCGAACTCGGCGGTGTCGCTCTACGACGACGGCCAGCTCGACGACGACTCCCCGCAGACCGTGGGCCGCCTGGTGGCCAGCGACGAGGGCTCGGGCATCGACGACGACCCCGACAGCGTGGCCTACGACGCGGGCGCGGCCGGCGGCGGCGCCAGCGCCGAAGAGCTGGCCATGCACGAAACCAACGCGCCCGACTATCGCTAG
- a CDS encoding ATP-binding protein, with the protein MPLTQRNDQTSPTVGGIGKELLISEAFDHSRVTELRHLVAARGGGSGLTGDRLDDFVVAVNELLTNAVRHGGGTGHLTVWVEDDSLICEVDDRGAGLGFVDLHRPAPNQPGGWGLWLVGELTDTCEIKTGPQGTAIRISSGFSR; encoded by the coding sequence CTGCCGCTCACCCAGCGGAATGATCAGACGTCGCCTACCGTCGGTGGCATCGGCAAGGAACTCCTGATCTCCGAAGCGTTCGACCACAGCCGGGTCACCGAGCTGCGGCACCTCGTCGCGGCCCGGGGCGGCGGGTCGGGTCTGACCGGTGACCGGCTGGACGACTTCGTCGTGGCCGTGAACGAGTTGCTGACCAATGCGGTCCGTCACGGCGGTGGCACCGGGCACCTCACGGTGTGGGTCGAGGACGATTCGCTGATCTGTGAGGTCGACGACCGAGGCGCGGGTCTCGGTTTTGTGGATCTGCACCGGCCGGCCCCGAATCAGCCCGGCGGTTGGGGTCTTTGGCTGGTCGGTGAGCTCACCGACACCTGCGAGATCAAAACCGGACCTCAAGGTACGGCCATACGCATTTCGAGCGGCTTCAGCCGTTGA
- a CDS encoding transglycosylase domain-containing protein gives MRGRDHHFVTNVASLLICGLLAGVAVAAAAFPAVAMSGLAAKAGSEGFASLPSEIKHATAPQLTRVFASDNKTPIAVFFDEFRSDVPLKDISINMRNAIVAAEDHEFFTHNGVDLKGAARALVNNTGKDNNKQGASTLTMQLVRMSLSYSASTPTEVVNATKDTPTRKISEMKYAMQLEKELTKDQILGRYLNAAPFGNGAYGVFAASQVYFKKSPKNLTVPEAALLAGMVKAPTGFDPTTAIGYPKALDRRNWVIGNMRDLNYITPAQADTAIKVKLGKTATRTGNGCAAVKVNHWGFFCDYFYRWWLSRPEFGQNVYERERRLKSGGYRIQSSLDVKAQKATRENISDRIGINNRDALLLAAVEPGTGRVRALAANRRFKLDDGKNKLSSDPAKRAKKIRGSYPNTTNPLLSGGGDITGYQAGSVFKMFTMVAALENDVPLAYQINTTYKYTSKLYRDSPGCGGFYCPTNASASEKGPYNMWTGFGSSVNTYFVPLAEQIGAEKVVDVAQRFGVQFRAPQDKDLATNYAHDWGSFTLGVSASTPLDMANAYATLAGDGKYCKPTPVQQITSMNGEKLDVGKPSCRQATKPDVARAAIDAARCPIGDSAQLGSCSGRTAGGARGIVGHPIFGKTGTTDNDKTASLIIGTTSMVVAGYLVNPDYQNHPYRLSHDIVNPAVEYTMRDLMKGKEKVQFKRPSGNKIAQGEQRSIPDVNCISVAEATSRIESAGFTATPGTEVTSDCPAGQAAGTEPKNRTIKGGYVSIQISKGKEPGPGGSAPPATPR, from the coding sequence ATGCGCGGAAGAGATCACCACTTCGTCACCAACGTGGCCTCGCTGCTGATCTGCGGCCTGCTCGCCGGTGTCGCCGTGGCCGCCGCGGCCTTCCCCGCCGTCGCCATGTCCGGGCTGGCCGCCAAGGCCGGCAGTGAGGGCTTCGCGAGCCTGCCGAGCGAGATCAAGCACGCCACCGCGCCCCAGCTGACCCGGGTCTTCGCCTCCGACAACAAGACGCCCATCGCGGTGTTCTTCGACGAGTTCCGCAGCGACGTCCCGCTCAAGGACATCTCGATCAACATGCGGAACGCGATCGTCGCGGCCGAGGACCACGAGTTCTTCACGCACAACGGTGTCGACCTCAAGGGCGCCGCCCGCGCCCTGGTCAACAACACCGGCAAGGACAACAACAAGCAGGGCGCCTCGACGCTGACGATGCAGCTCGTCCGGATGTCGCTCTCCTACTCGGCGTCGACCCCCACCGAGGTGGTCAACGCGACCAAGGACACCCCCACTCGCAAGATCAGCGAGATGAAGTACGCCATGCAGCTCGAGAAGGAGCTGACCAAGGACCAGATCCTCGGCCGGTACCTGAACGCGGCTCCCTTCGGCAACGGCGCCTACGGCGTGTTCGCGGCCAGCCAGGTGTACTTCAAGAAGTCACCCAAGAACCTCACCGTTCCCGAGGCCGCCCTGCTCGCGGGCATGGTCAAGGCACCGACCGGCTTCGACCCGACCACCGCGATCGGCTACCCGAAGGCGCTCGACCGCCGCAACTGGGTCATCGGCAACATGCGCGACCTCAACTACATCACCCCGGCCCAGGCCGACACCGCCATCAAGGTCAAGCTCGGCAAGACGGCCACCCGTACCGGGAACGGCTGCGCGGCGGTCAAGGTCAACCACTGGGGCTTCTTCTGCGACTACTTCTACCGCTGGTGGCTCAGCCGGCCCGAGTTCGGCCAGAACGTGTACGAGCGTGAGCGGCGCCTGAAGAGCGGCGGCTACCGGATCCAGAGCTCGCTGGACGTCAAGGCGCAGAAGGCCACCCGGGAGAACATCTCCGACCGGATCGGCATCAACAACCGCGACGCGCTGCTGCTGGCCGCGGTCGAGCCGGGCACCGGCCGTGTCCGGGCGCTCGCCGCCAACCGCCGGTTCAAGCTCGACGACGGCAAGAACAAGCTGTCCTCGGACCCGGCCAAGCGGGCCAAGAAGATCCGCGGCAGCTACCCGAACACGACGAACCCGCTGCTCAGCGGTGGTGGCGACATCACCGGGTACCAGGCCGGCTCGGTCTTCAAGATGTTCACGATGGTCGCCGCGCTGGAGAACGACGTGCCGCTGGCCTACCAGATCAACACGACGTACAAGTACACGTCGAAGCTCTACCGGGACTCGCCCGGGTGCGGCGGCTTCTACTGCCCGACCAACGCGTCGGCGTCCGAAAAGGGCCCGTACAACATGTGGACCGGCTTCGGGTCGTCGGTGAACACGTACTTCGTGCCGCTGGCGGAGCAGATCGGCGCCGAGAAGGTCGTCGACGTGGCGCAGCGTTTCGGCGTGCAGTTCCGCGCTCCCCAGGACAAGGACCTGGCCACCAACTACGCGCACGACTGGGGCTCGTTCACCCTCGGCGTCTCGGCCTCCACACCGCTCGACATGGCCAACGCGTACGCGACGCTCGCCGGTGACGGGAAGTACTGCAAGCCGACGCCGGTGCAGCAGATCACGTCGATGAACGGCGAGAAGCTGGACGTCGGCAAGCCGAGCTGCCGGCAGGCCACCAAACCGGACGTGGCCCGTGCGGCCATCGACGCGGCCCGCTGCCCGATCGGCGACTCGGCCCAGCTCGGCAGCTGCAGCGGCCGGACCGCCGGCGGCGCCCGCGGCATCGTCGGGCACCCGATCTTCGGCAAGACGGGCACCACCGACAACGACAAGACGGCCTCGCTGATCATCGGCACCACGTCGATGGTCGTCGCCGGTTACCTGGTCAACCCGGATTACCAGAACCACCCGTACCGGTTGAGCCACGACATCGTGAACCCCGCGGTCGAGTACACGATGCGCGACCTGATGAAGGGCAAGGAGAAGGTCCAGTTCAAGCGGCCCTCCGGCAACAAGATCGCCCAGGGTGAGCAGCGGTCGATCCCGGACGTGAACTGCATCAGCGTGGCCGAGGCGACCTCACGCATCGAGAGCGCCGGCTTCACGGCGACACCCGGCACCGAGGTCACGTCGGACTGCCCGGCGGGTCAGGCGGCCGGCACGGAGCCGAAGAACCGCACGATCAAGGGCGGCTACGTCAGCATCCAGATCAGCAAGGGCAAGGAGCCGGGTCCGGGTGGCAGCGCACCGCCCGCCACGCCGCGTTAA
- the macS gene encoding MacS family sensor histidine kinase: protein MAESSGLQTPLWRAIAVFRIAALVYVSVLVVRNVGAYERPTLAWPVLAVVAGWTVFTTYAYADPERRRPPLLVADLLITMAVLTTSIWVVGRAALEEGRPTLAVAWHVAPVIAWAVAGGRRWGIAAALAMGATDLVVRAHYDQAAFTGTVLMLMAATAVGYLVGLAEVSQRRLERAVQLEATTRERERLARDIHDSVLQVLALVKRRGAGLDGEAGELARLAGEQEAALRTLVTGRTAEPVDEHAEVDLMTLLEPYASATVSVAAPAGAVRLPARIATEVAAAVSAALDNVVRHCDPGTKVWVLVEDEPEEVTVSVRDDGCGISPERLAEAEEQGRLGVAQSIRGRIADVHGTVRITSAPGQGTEVELAVPRVDRVSR from the coding sequence ATGGCGGAATCAAGTGGGCTGCAGACCCCGCTGTGGCGTGCGATCGCCGTGTTCCGGATCGCCGCGCTGGTCTACGTGTCGGTGCTGGTGGTCCGCAACGTGGGCGCGTACGAGCGGCCGACGCTGGCCTGGCCGGTGCTCGCGGTCGTCGCCGGCTGGACGGTCTTCACGACGTACGCGTACGCCGACCCCGAACGGCGGCGGCCCCCGCTGCTGGTCGCCGACCTGCTGATCACCATGGCGGTGCTGACCACCAGCATCTGGGTCGTCGGCCGGGCCGCCCTCGAGGAGGGCCGCCCGACGCTGGCCGTGGCCTGGCACGTGGCCCCCGTCATCGCCTGGGCGGTCGCGGGTGGGCGGCGCTGGGGCATCGCGGCGGCCCTCGCGATGGGCGCCACCGACCTGGTCGTCCGGGCGCACTACGACCAGGCCGCGTTCACCGGCACGGTGCTGATGCTGATGGCGGCGACCGCGGTCGGCTACCTGGTCGGGCTGGCCGAGGTGTCCCAGCGGCGCCTCGAACGTGCCGTCCAGCTGGAGGCGACCACCCGGGAACGCGAACGGCTCGCCCGCGACATCCACGACTCGGTCCTCCAGGTGCTGGCGCTGGTCAAGCGGCGCGGCGCCGGTCTGGACGGGGAGGCCGGTGAGCTGGCCCGCCTCGCCGGTGAGCAGGAGGCCGCGCTGCGCACGCTGGTCACCGGGCGGACCGCGGAACCGGTGGACGAGCACGCCGAGGTGGACCTGATGACGTTGCTGGAGCCGTACGCGTCGGCGACGGTCTCGGTCGCGGCACCCGCCGGCGCGGTCCGGCTGCCCGCGCGGATCGCCACCGAGGTCGCCGCGGCGGTCTCGGCGGCGCTGGACAACGTGGTCCGGCACTGCGACCCGGGCACGAAGGTCTGGGTGCTGGTCGAGGACGAGCCGGAGGAGGTGACGGTGAGCGTGCGCGACGACGGCTGCGGCATCTCGCCCGAGCGGCTCGCCGAGGCCGAGGAGCAGGGCCGGCTCGGCGTGGCCCAGTCGATCCGCGGCCGGATCGCCGACGTGCACGGCACGGTCCGGATCACCTCGGCGCCCGGACAGGGCACGGAGGTCGAGCTGGCTGTCCCGCGCGTCGATAGGGTGAGCCGGTGA
- a CDS encoding carbohydrate-binding protein, with amino-acid sequence MPRHSAPPQPTWLRPRVVVAFVVAAAGLATAIWIPARNDSADASERNRNGTNDRFTRDRGEARGAFSDDFSGRRGSTVDPVKWVLNTDRADNGLEFRESTRNARLDGDGNLTIVLRREDRGEFSSARLVTRDTLRGASGHVEARIKTPEGQGVRPAFELIGSGRQSFGSFDVLTEPLSDDFHTYAVDWAPGEVVLSVDGQEIDRLTPENLDTDQPFRLALSLAVGADRSGTGFPARMQVDSVSFAAAGDEAPPTTSPTAEPTTPPAEPTTPPTTAPTSEPPTAEPTTPPATTPPAETTAPTTPPTTAPAAKAWAPFTDYVAGQLVTFKGVEYQVQETHTSLPGWEPTALPSLFKKL; translated from the coding sequence GTGCCGCGACACAGCGCGCCGCCGCAGCCCACCTGGTTGCGCCCTCGAGTCGTCGTCGCATTTGTGGTGGCCGCGGCCGGTTTGGCGACAGCCATCTGGATCCCGGCCCGCAACGACTCCGCCGACGCGTCGGAGCGCAACCGCAACGGGACCAACGACCGTTTCACCCGCGACCGCGGCGAGGCCCGAGGGGCGTTCTCGGACGACTTCAGCGGCCGCCGGGGCAGCACCGTCGATCCGGTGAAGTGGGTGCTGAACACCGACCGGGCCGACAACGGTCTCGAGTTCCGGGAGAGCACCCGCAACGCCCGGCTGGACGGCGACGGCAACCTGACGATCGTGCTGCGCCGCGAGGACCGGGGCGAGTTCTCGTCGGCCCGGCTCGTCACCCGGGACACACTGCGCGGCGCCTCCGGTCACGTCGAGGCGCGCATCAAGACGCCTGAGGGCCAGGGTGTGCGGCCGGCCTTCGAGCTGATCGGCAGCGGGCGGCAGAGCTTCGGCTCGTTCGACGTGCTGACCGAGCCCCTCTCCGACGACTTCCACACATACGCGGTGGACTGGGCGCCGGGTGAGGTTGTCCTCTCCGTCGACGGCCAGGAGATCGACCGGCTGACCCCGGAGAACCTCGACACCGATCAGCCGTTCCGTCTGGCGCTGAGCCTCGCGGTCGGCGCCGACCGGTCCGGCACGGGCTTCCCGGCGCGCATGCAGGTCGACTCGGTGAGCTTCGCCGCCGCCGGCGACGAGGCGCCGCCGACGACCTCGCCGACGGCCGAGCCGACCACGCCGCCCGCGGAGCCGACGACCCCGCCGACCACCGCTCCCACCAGCGAGCCGCCGACGGCCGAGCCGACCACCCCGCCGGCGACGACCCCGCCGGCTGAGACGACAGCGCCGACCACCCCGCCGACGACGGCTCCCGCGGCCAAGGCCTGGGCGCCGTTCACCGATTACGTCGCCGGTCAGCTGGTCACCTTCAAGGGCGTCGAATATCAGGTTCAGGAGACGCACACGTCGCTGCCCGGCTGGGAGCCGACCGCATTGCCCAGTCTCTTCAAGAAGCTGTAG
- a CDS encoding response regulator, which yields MVVDDHPMWREGVSRDLTAAGYDVVATTGEGRQAVRIAAAARPDVVVLDLQLPDVSGVEVINGLLEAVPGVRVLMLSASGEQQSVLDAVKAGASGYLLKSAAQADFLDAVGRTAAGDTVFTPGLAGLVLGEFRRLAVEPAPADGMTPKLTERETEVLRLVAKGLSYRQIAERLVLSHRTVQNHVQNTLGKLQLHNRVELTRYAIEQGLD from the coding sequence ATGGTCGTGGACGATCACCCGATGTGGCGCGAGGGCGTGAGCCGCGACCTGACCGCCGCGGGTTACGACGTGGTGGCCACGACCGGCGAGGGCCGTCAGGCCGTCCGGATCGCCGCCGCCGCCCGTCCCGACGTTGTTGTGCTCGACCTCCAGCTCCCGGACGTGTCCGGGGTCGAGGTGATCAACGGCCTGCTCGAGGCGGTGCCCGGCGTCCGGGTGCTGATGCTCTCGGCCAGCGGCGAGCAGCAGAGCGTCCTCGACGCGGTCAAGGCCGGTGCCAGCGGTTACCTGCTCAAGTCGGCCGCCCAGGCGGACTTCCTCGACGCGGTCGGGCGGACAGCTGCTGGTGACACCGTCTTCACGCCGGGCCTGGCCGGTCTGGTGCTGGGTGAGTTCCGCCGGCTGGCCGTGGAACCGGCGCCCGCGGACGGCATGACGCCGAAACTCACCGAGCGTGAGACCGAGGTGCTGCGCCTGGTGGCCAAGGGCCTGTCGTACAGGCAGATCGCCGAACGACTTGTCCTCAGCCACCGCACGGTCCAGAACCACGTCCAGAACACCCTCGGCAAGCTCCAGCTCCACAACCGCGTCGAGCTGACCCGCTACGCCATCGAGCAGGGCCTGGACTAG
- a CDS encoding glycoside hydrolase family 16 protein translates to MRKTRILLAAAVVAVTLTGGLFAASRNDNADAAIGGITWQDEFNGAAGAPIDASKWKFDIGGGGFGNNEQQYYTNSTSNVSTDGQGHLAITARKENPSNLQCHYGTCQYTSGRILTADKFSQRYGRFEASIKVPKGQGIWPAFWMLGGNNWPATGEIDIMENVGKEPNTLYGTVHGPGYSGGEGIGGNRNIGQPLSNAFHNYAVEWSPNLIVWYLDGSEYFRVTPASLGGDQWVFDHNFFMILNVAVGGNWPGYPDGSTQFPQTMLVDYVRVSAWTDGGTTPPPATGGTALKSNFSGRCIDIPGGNAVDGARLQLWDCNGSTAQKWAPQSDGTLRGLGKCLDPAGGALTNGTPIQLVTCNGNPVQRFTLSAAGDLVNVSANKCVDIKDWNSANGAQLQLWDCGGTTNQKWTKA, encoded by the coding sequence ATGCGCAAGACCCGGATACTCCTCGCCGCGGCTGTCGTCGCGGTGACCCTGACGGGAGGCCTCTTCGCGGCCTCCCGCAACGACAACGCGGATGCCGCCATCGGCGGCATCACCTGGCAGGACGAGTTCAACGGCGCCGCGGGCGCCCCGATCGACGCCTCGAAGTGGAAGTTCGACATCGGTGGCGGCGGCTTCGGCAACAACGAGCAGCAGTACTACACCAACTCCACGAGCAACGTCTCGACTGACGGACAGGGTCACCTCGCCATCACGGCGCGCAAGGAGAACCCGTCGAACCTCCAGTGCCACTACGGCACCTGTCAGTACACGTCGGGCCGGATCCTGACCGCGGACAAGTTCAGCCAGCGGTACGGCCGCTTCGAGGCCAGCATCAAGGTTCCGAAGGGACAGGGCATCTGGCCCGCCTTCTGGATGCTCGGCGGCAACAACTGGCCGGCCACCGGCGAGATCGACATCATGGAGAACGTCGGCAAGGAGCCGAACACCCTCTACGGCACGGTGCACGGCCCCGGCTACTCCGGCGGCGAGGGCATCGGCGGCAACCGCAACATCGGCCAGCCGCTGAGCAACGCGTTCCACAACTACGCGGTCGAGTGGTCCCCGAACCTCATCGTCTGGTACCTCGACGGCTCCGAGTACTTCCGGGTCACCCCGGCCAGCCTCGGCGGCGACCAGTGGGTCTTCGACCACAACTTCTTCATGATCCTGAACGTCGCGGTCGGCGGTAACTGGCCCGGCTACCCGGACGGCAGCACCCAGTTCCCGCAGACGATGCTCGTCGACTACGTCCGCGTCTCGGCCTGGACCGACGGTGGCACCACGCCGCCGCCCGCCACCGGCGGTACGGCTCTCAAGTCGAACTTCAGCGGTCGCTGCATCGACATCCCGGGCGGCAACGCGGTCGACGGCGCCCGGCTCCAGCTGTGGGACTGCAACGGCTCCACCGCCCAGAAGTGGGCACCGCAGAGCGACGGCACCCTGCGCGGCCTCGGCAAGTGCCTGGACCCGGCCGGTGGCGCGCTGACCAACGGCACCCCGATCCAGCTGGTGACCTGCAACGGCAACCCCGTGCAGCGCTTCACCCTCTCGGCTGCCGGTGACCTCGTGAACGTCTCCGCCAACAAGTGCGTCGACATCAAGGACTGGAACAGCGCGAACGGCGCCCAGCTCCAGCTCTGGGACTGCGGCGGCACGACGAACCAGAAGTGGACCAAGGCCTGA